One Longimicrobiales bacterium genomic region harbors:
- the add gene encoding adenosine deaminase — translation MKVTRELIRQLPKTDLHLHLDGSLRPSTMIELAREYGIHLPKSDPQDLGAYMHVTDARNLVDYLARFDITVSLMQTAESLERIAYELIEDCAAENLRYIEVRFAPWLNTKAGLSEEEVLEAVLNGLRRGEKDFGTRSGVIVCSLRHRPANESLHSAQVAVTFKDRGVVAYDLAGPEHGHPPTQHQLAFDYAATNNLAITIHAGEAYGPASIREALHRCHARRLGHGTRLHEDPDLMNFVNDFRIPIEICLTSNVQTRVTPDFAEHPVRLYYDQGLVVTLCTDNRLMSATTVSDEYWRAHEHLGFDAQELGEIALMGFESAFLPHAEKVALIEAVSAEIEGVIGGEMVVA, via the coding sequence ATGAAGGTTACACGTGAACTGATCCGGCAGCTGCCAAAGACCGATCTGCACCTGCACCTGGACGGCAGCCTGCGTCCGTCCACGATGATCGAGCTTGCCCGCGAGTACGGCATCCACCTGCCGAAGTCCGACCCGCAGGATCTCGGCGCGTACATGCACGTCACCGACGCGCGCAATCTCGTCGATTACCTCGCACGCTTCGACATCACCGTGTCGCTGATGCAGACCGCCGAGTCACTGGAGCGAATCGCGTACGAGCTGATCGAGGACTGCGCCGCGGAGAATCTGCGCTATATCGAGGTGCGGTTCGCCCCCTGGCTGAACACCAAGGCCGGGCTCTCGGAGGAGGAAGTGCTGGAGGCAGTGCTGAACGGCCTCCGTCGCGGCGAGAAGGACTTCGGCACGCGCAGCGGCGTGATCGTTTGCTCCCTGCGCCACCGTCCCGCTAACGAATCCCTGCATTCGGCACAGGTCGCCGTCACGTTCAAGGACCGGGGGGTCGTTGCCTACGACCTCGCGGGGCCGGAGCACGGCCATCCGCCGACGCAGCACCAGCTCGCGTTCGACTACGCCGCGACCAACAACCTCGCGATCACGATTCACGCCGGTGAGGCGTACGGGCCGGCATCGATTCGCGAAGCGCTGCACCGCTGTCACGCGCGCCGGCTGGGGCACGGCACGCGGCTGCACGAGGACCCCGACCTCATGAATTTCGTCAACGACTTCCGGATCCCGATCGAAATCTGCCTGACGTCCAACGTGCAGACGCGCGTGACGCCGGACTTCGCGGAGCATCCGGTGCGCCTCTACTACGACCAGGGACTGGTCGTCACGCTGTGCACGGACAACCGGCTGATGAGCGCCACGACCGTGAGCGACGAGTACTGGCGCGCGCACGAGCACCTCGGCTTCGATGCCCAGGAGCTGGGGGAAATCGCGCTGATGGGCTTCGAGAGCGCGTTCCTGCCGCACGCCGAGAAGGTGGCCCTGATCGAGGCGGTCAGCGCGGAGATCGAAGGGGTGATCGGCGGGGAGATGGTGGTAGCGTAG
- a CDS encoding TonB-dependent receptor, whose protein sequence is MNRGLRVLFAVVATALFALPASVEAQGVTTSTLTGRVTDESGAPLSNVEVVITNTSTGAQVQTLTRGDGRYLMPALRPGGPYRIEATSIGYQANAVEDVRLALGETRNVDITLSTQAVALEGIAVEGRRGTDVSGGVRTVVDAATIERAPTLNREIVDVARLTPQAFVSNEDDDGAAISIAGQNAEYNGLFIDGVVNNDVFGLSAQGTPGGQTGAPPISFDALEQMQIAISPFDVTQSGFTGGAINAITRSGTNEFTGSLYWQTRSATFAGESPGPDYLFGEDNPRLELPEFSNDRIGFRLGGPIVRNKLFFFVNGELFRSETPRPFQLTDYEGDSRDMIEDLRQIVLEETGYDAGDFGTKASTLDDNKVLAKIDWSINDDHRMSLRHSYSQSDNIDAFASTIDEINYANNSEVFPNTTNSTALELNSRFGTQFANRLLLGLNVVSDDRDYAGDPFPAVTIEDGSGEIALGSEAFSTGNILEQTIFSVTNNLNWFLGEHTLTFGASFEYFDIMNLFIRQNFGAYTYGSVDDFLQSVCAAGTGASQYCQDLGPVAPARPLSFNRGFSLVDDLIGDESNASAAFNAYQVGFYAQDEFQATDRLRLTAGIRVDIPKITTKPRFADDADQTLAAIVAEGYDLEGAQPGETPKAQPYIAPRLGFNYDLAGDQTLQLRGGLGIFTGRVPFVYPGAMYTNNGVTTGFVSGTLLENGDPIPFVPNPENGLTAEDFGLDPIPNGELDLFTEDFKYPQVFRTSLGLDAQLPYGFLGTLEAQYTKNMSNIVVTNINLREQNAQLNGPDNRRVYYYGWNSTFNSINQSASLIDPRYGGGIYKVGSTSEGYAYDLTASLQRTFFGEDLSTRLSYTYGDSKSLNDATSDQIQSTWRFNENVHGNNFLELARSDWSIGHRVLAMATYRKEFLGNLGTTISAIYTGESGRPYSFQIGSNIGFTGEGSGTAPLAFIPENGSDLTFEDWTTGGVTYTAAEQAAAFEEFIANNEYLNSRRGQYAERNAQRTPFEHVVDVRLAQEIFADIGGRRNSIEATLDIFNFTNLLNRSWGVRYNPGFRTVDLLTFRRFVSEDDLTPVYRFPMISQRGEGDEVGVENMDEYWERRVLDFGSYGSRWLMQFGLRYSF, encoded by the coding sequence GACCGGCGCGCAGGTGCAGACGCTGACGCGTGGAGATGGTCGTTATCTGATGCCGGCGCTGCGTCCGGGCGGTCCGTACCGGATCGAGGCGACGAGCATCGGTTATCAGGCGAATGCAGTGGAGGATGTGCGCCTCGCGCTGGGTGAGACGCGCAATGTGGATATCACGCTTTCGACGCAGGCGGTCGCGCTGGAGGGGATCGCGGTCGAGGGGCGGCGCGGCACAGACGTGTCGGGTGGCGTGCGGACGGTGGTCGATGCAGCGACGATCGAGCGGGCACCGACGCTGAACCGCGAGATCGTGGATGTCGCGCGGCTGACGCCGCAGGCGTTCGTGTCGAACGAGGACGATGACGGTGCCGCGATCTCGATCGCGGGGCAGAACGCCGAGTACAACGGCCTGTTCATCGACGGCGTGGTGAACAACGACGTGTTCGGCCTGTCGGCGCAGGGAACGCCGGGTGGCCAGACGGGCGCGCCGCCGATCAGCTTCGACGCGCTCGAGCAGATGCAGATCGCGATCTCACCCTTCGACGTGACGCAGAGCGGCTTCACGGGCGGTGCGATCAACGCGATCACGCGCTCGGGGACGAACGAGTTCACGGGCTCGCTGTACTGGCAGACGCGGAGTGCGACGTTCGCGGGTGAGTCACCGGGCCCGGACTACCTGTTCGGTGAGGACAACCCCCGTCTCGAGCTGCCGGAGTTCTCGAACGACCGGATCGGCTTCCGCCTGGGCGGTCCGATCGTCCGCAACAAGCTGTTCTTCTTCGTGAACGGTGAGCTGTTCCGCTCCGAGACCCCGCGGCCGTTCCAGCTGACGGACTACGAGGGCGACTCGCGCGACATGATCGAGGACCTGCGTCAGATCGTGCTCGAGGAGACGGGTTACGACGCGGGCGACTTCGGCACCAAGGCGAGCACGCTGGACGACAACAAGGTGCTGGCGAAGATCGACTGGAGCATCAACGACGATCATCGCATGTCGCTGCGCCACAGCTACTCGCAGTCGGACAACATCGACGCGTTCGCGAGCACGATCGACGAGATCAACTACGCGAACAACTCGGAGGTGTTCCCGAACACGACGAACTCGACGGCGCTCGAGCTGAACAGCCGCTTCGGTACGCAGTTCGCCAACCGCCTGCTGTTGGGGCTGAACGTCGTGAGCGACGACCGTGACTATGCGGGCGATCCGTTCCCGGCGGTGACGATCGAGGACGGGAGCGGCGAGATCGCACTGGGATCCGAGGCATTCTCGACCGGCAACATCCTGGAACAGACGATCTTCTCCGTCACGAACAACCTGAACTGGTTCCTGGGCGAGCACACGCTGACGTTCGGCGCGAGCTTCGAGTACTTCGACATCATGAACCTGTTCATCCGTCAGAACTTCGGCGCGTACACGTACGGCAGTGTCGACGACTTCCTGCAGTCGGTCTGCGCCGCTGGCACAGGAGCATCGCAGTACTGCCAGGACCTGGGACCGGTCGCACCGGCGCGACCGCTCTCCTTCAACCGCGGCTTCTCGCTGGTCGATGACCTGATCGGCGACGAGTCGAACGCATCGGCCGCGTTCAACGCGTACCAGGTCGGCTTCTACGCGCAGGACGAGTTCCAGGCGACGGATCGGCTGCGCCTGACGGCGGGCATTCGCGTCGACATCCCGAAGATCACGACGAAGCCGCGCTTCGCCGATGACGCCGACCAGACGCTCGCAGCCATCGTGGCCGAGGGGTACGACCTGGAGGGTGCACAGCCGGGCGAGACGCCCAAGGCGCAGCCCTACATTGCGCCCCGCCTGGGCTTCAATTACGACCTGGCCGGTGACCAGACGCTGCAGCTCCGCGGCGGGCTCGGGATCTTCACGGGCCGCGTGCCCTTCGTCTACCCGGGCGCGATGTACACGAACAACGGTGTGACCACAGGTTTCGTGAGCGGCACACTGCTGGAGAACGGCGACCCGATCCCGTTCGTTCCGAATCCGGAGAATGGCCTGACGGCGGAGGACTTCGGCCTCGACCCGATCCCGAACGGTGAGCTGGACCTGTTCACCGAGGATTTCAAGTATCCGCAGGTGTTCCGGACCAGCCTGGGCCTCGACGCCCAGCTGCCGTACGGCTTCCTCGGGACGCTCGAGGCGCAGTACACCAAGAACATGTCGAACATCGTCGTGACCAACATCAACCTGCGCGAGCAGAATGCGCAGTTGAACGGTCCCGACAACCGGCGGGTGTACTACTACGGGTGGAACAGCACGTTCAACTCGATCAACCAGAGTGCATCCCTGATCGATCCGCGGTACGGCGGCGGCATCTACAAGGTCGGCTCGACCAGCGAGGGCTACGCGTACGACCTCACGGCGAGCCTGCAGCGCACGTTCTTCGGTGAGGACCTGAGCACGCGCCTCTCGTACACGTACGGTGACTCGAAGTCGCTGAACGACGCGACGTCGGACCAGATCCAGTCGACGTGGCGATTCAACGAGAACGTGCACGGCAACAACTTCCTGGAGCTGGCGCGGTCCGACTGGTCGATCGGCCACCGCGTTCTGGCGATGGCGACGTACCGCAAGGAGTTCCTGGGCAACCTCGGCACGACGATCTCGGCGATCTACACGGGTGAGTCGGGGCGGCCATACTCGTTCCAGATCGGCAGCAACATCGGGTTCACGGGCGAGGGCTCCGGCACGGCCCCACTGGCGTTCATTCCGGAGAACGGCAGCGACCTGACGTTCGAGGACTGGACGACCGGCGGTGTGACGTACACGGCGGCCGAGCAGGCAGCGGCATTCGAGGAGTTCATCGCGAACAACGAGTACCTGAACAGCCGCCGTGGGCAGTACGCTGAGCGCAACGCGCAGCGCACGCCGTTCGAGCACGTGGTCGACGTCCGGCTCGCGCAGGAGATCTTCGCCGACATCGGCGGCCGGCGTAACTCCATCGAGGCGACGCTGGACATCTTCAACTTCACGAACCTGCTGAACAGGAGCTGGGGCGTTCGCTACAACCCCGGCTTCCGCACGGTGGACCTCCTGACCTTCCGCCGGTTCGTCAGTGAGGACGACCTGACCCCCGTCTACCGTTTCCCCATGATCAGCCAGCGGGGTGAGGGCGACGAGGTCGGCGTCGAGAACATGGACGAGTACTGGGAGCGCCGGGTCCTGGACTTCGGCAGCTACGGCTCCCGCTGGCTCATGCAGTTCGGGTTGCGCTACTCGTTCTGA